Sequence from the Planifilum fimeticola genome:
AGAAACCATATACAATAAAGAAGGTGGTATCAATGAATGGTTATCAATTGTGCATTGATGAACAGCAAGTCCCTCAACATCCACAAGTCCTTTCTTTTATAGGAGGCTATCCCAGAATACCAATTACGGAAGACTTTCCGAAATGTCAATTATGTGGAGCTGAACAGTCTTTTTTCTTTCAGGTTGCTTTTCCAAAAAATCATGTATGGAAGGATTTGTCGATAGCGATTTTTGCATGTACATCCTGTGATGATGAGAAATATTGCATACCGGAAATGCTTCCCTCAGGGAATCCCAGCATTGGACTGGATCAGGGAGGACTCTATGGGGTTAATATTCCGAAAAACTTTCTCAGATCGTATCAACGAAATTTTAGAATCCTCATTTTTCCGACAGACCAAGGTGAACTAAGAACAGAATATGTTCCTAAGGTAGCGTACAAAAAATTGAAACTTTCGGCCAAGGGTTGTAAAGAGGCTATTGGAATTGTTGGCGGAAAACCCCGATGGATTCAAGGTGACGAAACTCCGGCCAGCTATGATGGGCATGTTCCGATGAAGTTTCTTATGCAAATTAATGAATATTTACAGTTTGATATCTTACCCGGTGCACCTTCGCAAATGGAATATGATTTTTTTACCGATGAGATTAAACCCTCAAAGATGCGGTACTATGAATTGTTTCTTGGAAACAGTATTTACTTTTTCGGAACAGAACCGCCTTATGAACCCTTGGTTTATGTTTTTACTCAGATTGATTAGTTTACTTGTCTAATAGAGGAGGAATGGCTGATGATCTCTACAAATCTTAAAAAATTGTTTACCAAGCATGTTGCGGCATCTTTTGACAAACAGCTGAGGTTAAACGATTTAGTTGGAAATCGAAGCTGGGGTTACGATCTTGAAACGGGTTTGCTAACCTTTGGTGACGATTTGGCATTCAAAACGCAAATTCTAGGAACCGAATCCGAAATATCACAGACTTGGCGATGGGGATGGGCAAATTCCATCAGTCAAATCCCGAAGGGTCTTCTAGATAAGGTCCATTCCGGTATATTCCTCCAAAAGGTATTAACAAGCTACCGGTGGTAAAAACCAAGTATGATAAAGGGTATCAGGAAGATTTGGCGATATATGGGTTAAGGGTCCCTATCATGGTGACAGAAAATTGGATTTCAATTACGAATGGGATGTCCAATTGTCCCCAACAGGTAAAAATCATTGGTGGGCCGAATATAGTAGGGGTAAAGGATATATCAATGTAAGGCCAGATGGTTTTTTGTCTCACTAGTGCCCCGTCGACTAACTTAGATCGGGAAATTCCGAAGGAAAATGTTACCTCATGGTCGAATGGATTCATAGGTGATCGAAATGATTTTCGTT
This genomic interval carries:
- a CDS encoding polymorphic toxin type 17 domain-containing protein, which produces MWVKGPYHGDRKLDFNYEWDVQLSPTGKNHWWAEYSRGKGYINVRPDGFLSH
- a CDS encoding DUF6882 domain-containing protein — encoded protein: MISTNLKKLFTKHVAASFDKQLRLNDLVGNRSWGYDLETGLLTFGDDLAFKTQILGTESEISQTWRWGWANSISQIPKGLLDKVHSGIFLQKVLTSYRW